The following are encoded together in the Mycolicibacterium arabiense genome:
- a CDS encoding CsbD family protein: protein MSALDKAKNKVDDLGGQAKEGIGSATGDESTKNEGKADQVKANLKDAGEKVKDAFKK, encoded by the coding sequence ATGAGCGCACTGGACAAGGCCAAGAACAAGGTCGACGACCTCGGTGGCCAGGCCAAGGAAGGCATCGGCAGCGCCACGGGCGACGAGAGCACCAAGAACGAGGGCAAGGCCGATCAGGTCAAGGCCAACCTGAAGGATGCCGGCGAGAAGGTCAAGGACGCCTTCAAGAAGTAG
- a CDS encoding sensor domain-containing protein, producing MRGAIAVLAGVLGLIVTAAPAAARPSDPGVVNYAVMGKGSVGNIVGARMTWESTFAAPVQSFYVDAPQCNDWADIGLPDVYADPDLASFNGAVAQRAADDDTNLVKQAVGVYATNDAAARAFARVTDRTRGCDGQTTAMHLADFRTQVWSYSGGPPTGNDAAWVKQETGTDRRCFVQTRLRENVLLQAKVCQPGNGGPAVNVLAGAMQNALGQ from the coding sequence GTGCGCGGCGCCATCGCCGTCCTCGCCGGTGTCCTCGGCCTGATCGTCACCGCGGCGCCCGCCGCTGCCCGCCCGTCGGATCCGGGCGTCGTCAACTACGCAGTGATGGGCAAGGGGTCGGTGGGCAACATCGTCGGCGCGAGGATGACGTGGGAGTCCACGTTCGCCGCACCCGTGCAGAGCTTCTACGTCGACGCGCCGCAGTGCAACGACTGGGCCGACATCGGCTTGCCGGACGTCTACGCCGACCCGGACCTCGCCTCGTTCAACGGCGCGGTCGCACAACGGGCGGCCGACGACGACACGAATCTGGTCAAGCAGGCGGTCGGGGTGTACGCCACCAACGACGCGGCGGCCCGTGCATTCGCACGCGTCACGGACCGCACCCGCGGATGCGACGGCCAGACCACTGCCATGCACCTGGCGGACTTCCGGACCCAGGTCTGGTCGTACTCCGGCGGCCCGCCCACGGGCAACGACGCCGCGTGGGTCAAGCAGGAGACGGGCACCGACCGGCGGTGCTTCGTCCAGACCCGGCTGCGCGAGAACGTTCTGCTACAAGCGAAAGTGTGCCAACCGGGCAACGGCGGACCCGCGGTGAACGTCCTGGCTGGCGCGATGCAGAACGCGCTCGGCCAATAG
- the egtD gene encoding L-histidine N(alpha)-methyltransferase, giving the protein MSITLANYLAADAAATALRRDVRDGLTGSPKSLPPKWFYDAVGSDLFDQITRLPEYYPTRAEAEILRARAAEITAASGADTLVELGSGTSEKTRILLDAMRDGGSLRRFIPFDVDASVLTSAGEAVSAEYPGVDVDAVCGDFEEHLGKIPPGGRRLVVFLGSTIGNLTPGPRADFLAALADTLAPGDTLLLGTDLIKDVGRLERAYDDAAGVTAKFNLNVLSVVNRELDANFDLAAFEHVARWNAGEERIEMWLRARTEQHVRIGALDLDVDFAAGEEMLTEVSSKFRPEKVTAELAAAGLRRTHWWTDPAGDFGLSLSSR; this is encoded by the coding sequence ATGTCGATCACGCTGGCCAACTACCTGGCTGCGGACGCCGCCGCGACGGCCCTGCGCCGCGACGTGCGCGACGGGCTGACCGGATCGCCGAAGTCGTTGCCGCCGAAGTGGTTCTACGACGCCGTCGGCAGCGATCTGTTCGACCAGATCACCCGGCTGCCGGAGTACTACCCGACCCGTGCGGAAGCAGAGATCCTGCGCGCCCGCGCCGCCGAGATCACCGCGGCATCCGGGGCCGACACCCTCGTCGAGCTGGGCAGCGGAACCTCGGAGAAGACCCGAATCCTGTTGGACGCGATGCGCGATGGTGGATCGTTGCGGCGCTTCATCCCGTTCGACGTCGACGCCAGCGTGCTGACGTCCGCGGGCGAGGCGGTATCCGCCGAGTACCCCGGCGTCGACGTCGACGCTGTGTGCGGCGACTTCGAGGAGCATCTCGGCAAGATCCCGCCGGGCGGTCGGCGGCTGGTCGTGTTCCTCGGCTCCACCATCGGCAACCTGACGCCCGGCCCGCGCGCGGACTTCCTCGCCGCGCTCGCCGACACCCTGGCACCCGGCGACACGCTGCTGCTGGGCACCGACCTGATCAAGGACGTGGGGCGCCTGGAGCGGGCCTACGACGACGCCGCGGGCGTCACCGCCAAGTTCAACCTGAACGTGCTGTCGGTCGTCAACCGCGAACTCGACGCGAACTTCGACCTGGCCGCCTTCGAGCACGTGGCGCGGTGGAACGCGGGAGAGGAGCGCATCGAGATGTGGTTGCGAGCCCGCACGGAGCAGCACGTTCGCATCGGGGCGCTCGACCTCGACGTCGACTTCGCCGCGGGCGAGGAGATGCTCACCGAGGTGTCGTCGAAGTTCCGGCCCGAGAAGGTGACGGCCGAACTGGCCGCGGCGGGCCTGCGGCGCACGCACTGGTGGACCGACCCCGCAGGCGACTTCGGCCTGTCCCTGTCGAGCAGGTGA
- a CDS encoding catalase, which translates to MTEKIATTDSGAPVPSLEHSLSVGPDGPLLLQDHYLIEQMANFNRERIVERQPHAKGGGAFGHFEVTNDVSQYTKAAVFQPGVKTEMLARFSTVAGERGSPDTWRDPRGFSLKFYTTEGNFDLVGNNTPVFFMKDPMKFQNFIRSQKRMAANNLRDHNMQWDFWTLVPESAHQVTWLMGDRGIPKTWRHMNGYSSHTYSWINAAGEMFWVKYHFKTDQGVDFLTQEDADRLAGEDADYHQRDLYDTIEAGDHPTWTLKMQIMPFEDAKTYRINPFDLTKVWPHADYPLIDVGRMTLDRNVVDYHSQIEQAAFEPNNVVPGTGLSPDKMLLARGFSYSDAHRARLGVNYKQIPVNEPKVEVNAYSKDGAMRMKLATDPVYTPNSMGGPVADDPRRVAEAHWASDGDMVRAAYTPRAEDDDWSQAGTLVREVLDDEARDRLASNIIGHVSDGVKEPVLSRVFEYWRNVDPDLGKKVEEGVRSGQG; encoded by the coding sequence ATGACCGAGAAGATCGCCACTACCGACTCGGGTGCACCGGTACCCAGCCTGGAGCACTCGCTGTCGGTGGGACCGGACGGTCCGCTCCTCCTGCAAGACCATTACCTGATCGAGCAGATGGCGAACTTCAACCGGGAGCGCATCGTCGAGCGTCAACCGCACGCCAAGGGCGGCGGAGCGTTCGGGCACTTCGAGGTCACCAACGACGTCAGCCAGTACACCAAGGCCGCGGTCTTCCAACCCGGCGTGAAGACCGAGATGCTGGCCCGGTTCTCCACGGTGGCGGGGGAGAGGGGCAGCCCAGACACCTGGCGCGACCCGCGCGGATTCTCGCTGAAGTTCTACACGACCGAGGGCAACTTCGACCTCGTCGGCAACAACACGCCCGTGTTCTTCATGAAGGATCCGATGAAGTTCCAGAACTTCATCCGATCGCAGAAGCGCATGGCAGCCAACAACCTGCGCGACCACAACATGCAGTGGGACTTCTGGACACTCGTTCCCGAGTCGGCGCATCAGGTGACCTGGTTGATGGGCGACCGCGGGATCCCCAAGACGTGGCGGCACATGAACGGCTACTCCAGCCACACGTACAGCTGGATCAACGCCGCCGGTGAGATGTTCTGGGTCAAGTACCACTTCAAGACCGACCAGGGCGTCGACTTCCTGACCCAGGAGGACGCCGACCGTCTCGCCGGCGAGGACGCCGACTACCACCAGCGCGACCTCTACGACACCATCGAGGCGGGCGACCACCCGACCTGGACGCTGAAGATGCAGATCATGCCGTTCGAGGACGCCAAGACCTACCGGATCAACCCGTTCGACCTGACGAAGGTGTGGCCGCACGCCGACTACCCGTTGATCGACGTCGGCAGGATGACGCTCGACCGCAACGTCGTCGACTACCACTCCCAGATCGAGCAGGCGGCGTTCGAGCCCAACAACGTGGTTCCCGGTACGGGCCTGTCACCGGACAAGATGCTGCTGGCGCGTGGCTTCTCCTACTCCGACGCGCACCGCGCGCGGCTTGGCGTGAACTACAAGCAGATTCCGGTCAACGAACCCAAGGTCGAGGTCAACGCCTACTCCAAGGACGGCGCGATGCGCATGAAGCTCGCGACCGACCCGGTGTACACGCCGAACTCGATGGGCGGGCCGGTGGCCGACGATCCGCGGCGGGTTGCCGAGGCGCACTGGGCCTCCGACGGTGACATGGTGCGCGCGGCCTACACGCCGCGTGCCGAGGACGACGACTGGAGTCAGGCGGGCACCCTGGTTCGCGAGGTGCTCGACGACGAAGCGCGAGATCGCTTGGCGAGCAACATCATCGGCCACGTCTCCGACGGCGTGAAGGAGCCCGTGCTGTCGCGGGTGTTCGAGTACTGGCGCAACGTCGACCCCGATCTCGGCAAGAAGGTCGAGGAAGGCGTGCGGTCCGGCCAGGGCTGA
- the egtE gene encoding ergothioneine biosynthesis PLP-dependent enzyme EgtE, with protein sequence MVDRPRRRLRPVPVEQVSLGEQWRAARPAVAGVHLDSAACSRQTLAVIEATAQHARHEAEVGGYVAAEAAAPVLKAGRTAVGALTGYEPADVVFTTGAGHALDLLLGDWRGERTLACLPGEFGPNLLTMARHGFEVRPLPVDSSGRLDAAAATKVLAAEPPGLVHLTPLGSHRGIVQPVAELAAACRADGIPLLVDAAQAFAHVDCRDMGADAVYTASRKWAAGPRGVGLLATRPGLLSEELLARIAHAEANVAAHVGLSLALGEHVATGPEPIRTRLAEVGAMARTALDGVAGWRVVEPVDEPSAITTLTPPDGVDAQVVRSRLIAEYRIVTTYAGVERAPREMTAPALRVSPHVDVTPDDFELLARALTELS encoded by the coding sequence CTGGTGGACCGACCCCGCAGGCGACTTCGGCCTGTCCCTGTCGAGCAGGTGAGCCTCGGCGAGCAGTGGCGCGCCGCCCGTCCGGCAGTGGCGGGAGTCCATCTCGACAGCGCAGCCTGTTCCCGGCAGACGCTGGCAGTCATCGAGGCGACCGCGCAGCACGCGCGGCATGAGGCCGAGGTCGGCGGGTACGTGGCGGCCGAGGCGGCAGCACCCGTGCTGAAGGCCGGGCGCACCGCGGTCGGTGCGCTCACTGGTTACGAGCCCGCCGACGTCGTGTTCACCACGGGCGCCGGGCACGCCCTGGATCTGCTCCTCGGCGACTGGCGTGGCGAGCGGACGCTGGCCTGCCTACCGGGGGAGTTCGGTCCGAATCTGCTGACCATGGCGCGTCACGGCTTCGAGGTGCGCCCCTTGCCCGTCGATTCGTCGGGTCGGCTCGATGCGGCGGCGGCGACGAAAGTGCTGGCTGCCGAGCCGCCCGGCCTGGTGCACCTGACCCCGCTGGGCAGTCACCGAGGCATCGTGCAGCCGGTGGCGGAGCTGGCGGCGGCCTGCCGCGCGGACGGCATCCCGCTGCTCGTCGACGCCGCGCAGGCGTTCGCACACGTGGACTGCCGCGACATGGGTGCCGACGCGGTGTACACGGCGTCGCGCAAGTGGGCCGCCGGTCCACGTGGCGTGGGGCTGTTGGCGACCCGGCCGGGGCTGCTGTCGGAGGAGCTGCTGGCCAGGATCGCGCACGCCGAGGCGAACGTCGCTGCCCACGTTGGACTTTCGCTGGCCTTGGGTGAGCACGTGGCGACCGGTCCGGAGCCGATCCGCACGCGCCTCGCCGAGGTGGGTGCGATGGCCAGGACGGCACTCGACGGCGTCGCCGGTTGGCGGGTGGTCGAACCAGTCGACGAGCCGAGCGCCATCACCACGCTGACCCCACCCGACGGCGTCGACGCGCAGGTGGTCCGGTCCCGCCTCATCGCCGAGTACCGGATCGTCACGACCTACGCCGGCGTCGAGCGGGCACCGCGGGAGATGACGGCCCCTGCCCTGCGGGTGTCGCCGCACGTCGACGTCACACCCGACGACTTCGAACTGCTCGCGCGGGCGCTGACCGAGCTGTCTTAG
- a CDS encoding aspartate-semialdehyde dehydrogenase, with protein sequence MVSIGVVGATGQVGQVMRRLLEERDFPATSVRFFASARSEGKKLEFHGQQIEVENSETADPSGLDIALFSAGATMSRVQAPRFAAAGAVVVDNSSAWRKDPDVPLIVSEVNFERDAANRPKGIIANPNCTTMAAMPVLKVLHDEAGLVRMIASTYQAVSGSGLAGVEELFGQATAVVEGSRELVHDGSALTYPAPDKYVAPIAFNVVPLAGSLVDDGSGETDEDQKLRNESRKILGIPDLLVSGTCVRVPVYTGHSLSINVEFERPISPDRARELLASAPGVTLSDVPTPLAAAGADDSLVGRIRQDPGVPDGRGLALFVSGDNLRKGAALNTIQIAELLAAQL encoded by the coding sequence ATGGTCAGCATCGGCGTAGTGGGTGCCACCGGCCAGGTCGGTCAGGTGATGCGTCGCCTCCTCGAGGAGCGCGACTTCCCGGCCACCAGCGTGCGGTTCTTCGCCTCGGCGCGGTCCGAGGGCAAGAAGCTCGAGTTCCACGGCCAGCAGATCGAGGTCGAGAACAGCGAGACCGCCGACCCGAGCGGTCTGGACATCGCGCTGTTCTCGGCAGGCGCGACGATGTCGCGGGTGCAGGCGCCGCGGTTCGCCGCGGCAGGTGCGGTCGTCGTCGACAACTCGTCGGCCTGGCGCAAGGATCCCGACGTTCCGCTGATCGTCAGCGAGGTCAACTTCGAACGCGATGCCGCGAATCGGCCCAAGGGCATCATCGCCAACCCGAACTGCACCACCATGGCCGCGATGCCGGTGCTCAAGGTGCTGCACGACGAAGCGGGCCTCGTGCGGATGATCGCGTCGACCTACCAGGCGGTGTCCGGCAGCGGACTCGCAGGCGTCGAGGAACTCTTCGGTCAGGCGACCGCGGTCGTCGAGGGCAGCCGCGAACTCGTGCACGACGGTTCGGCCCTGACCTACCCGGCGCCGGATAAGTACGTGGCGCCCATCGCCTTCAACGTCGTTCCGCTGGCCGGCTCACTGGTCGACGACGGCTCGGGGGAGACCGACGAGGACCAGAAGCTGCGCAACGAGAGTCGCAAGATCCTCGGCATCCCGGATTTACTGGTCAGCGGCACCTGCGTGCGCGTGCCCGTCTACACCGGCCACTCGCTGTCGATCAACGTCGAGTTCGAGCGGCCCATCAGTCCCGATCGCGCTCGCGAATTGCTCGCCAGCGCACCCGGAGTCACGCTCAGCGACGTCCCGACACCACTGGCGGCGGCGGGTGCGGACGACTCGCTCGTCGGCCGGATCCGGCAGGACCCGGGCGTGCCCGACGGCCGCGGCCTGGCGCTGTTCGTCTCCGGCGACAACCTGCGCAAGGGCGCCGCGCTCAACACCATTCAGATCGCCGAGTTGCTCGCCGCCCAGCTCTGA
- a CDS encoding DUF4185 domain-containing protein, with translation MKSTFGILLLVAAPAHADPAAPVPGPALPPLAPGQVIRIGPAAGTGTPTKDYGIGATDLCEFMEFPSGILQVCGDSFAGQGVGFGGWWSPIALHVETDSIDDPTGVRYDGVTGVGEPLLADRSAPGTSQLPAGIVSINRENYMLVTTTRDLVPATSRLVKALPSRGSWPTVPGSQRDVGWAEGRQSQISGYYDPIPKPDSERGWVYVVANDFDRSQPVELYRSRPQDFTDRSAWQAWSGLPGADGGWGRRPTPLWPDAVGEMSVRQIDGRTVLSYFNASTGNIEMRVADDPTGLGAAPVTTVVRAASWPDRAEELPPPSDNSLAQPYGGYISPGSTPDEVRVFVSQWNTQPEADNAPYRVIQFAVNPLKP, from the coding sequence CTGAAGTCGACGTTCGGCATTCTGCTGCTGGTCGCCGCACCCGCGCACGCCGATCCAGCTGCGCCGGTCCCCGGGCCTGCGCTGCCGCCGTTGGCGCCCGGTCAGGTGATTCGCATCGGGCCCGCCGCCGGGACCGGCACGCCCACGAAGGACTACGGGATCGGCGCGACCGATCTGTGCGAGTTCATGGAGTTCCCAAGCGGGATCCTGCAGGTCTGCGGCGACAGCTTCGCCGGCCAAGGTGTGGGCTTCGGCGGCTGGTGGTCGCCCATTGCGCTGCACGTCGAGACCGACTCGATCGACGACCCGACCGGGGTGCGCTACGACGGCGTCACCGGTGTCGGTGAGCCGCTGCTGGCCGACCGCTCGGCGCCCGGCACGTCGCAGCTGCCCGCGGGAATCGTGTCGATCAACCGCGAGAATTACATGCTGGTCACCACCACCAGGGACCTGGTGCCCGCGACCTCGCGGCTGGTGAAGGCGCTGCCGTCGCGGGGCAGCTGGCCGACGGTGCCGGGATCGCAGCGCGACGTCGGGTGGGCCGAGGGTCGGCAGTCGCAGATCAGCGGCTACTACGACCCGATCCCCAAGCCGGACTCCGAGCGCGGGTGGGTGTACGTCGTCGCCAACGACTTCGATCGCAGCCAGCCCGTCGAGCTGTACCGGTCGAGGCCGCAGGACTTCACCGACCGCAGCGCGTGGCAGGCGTGGTCGGGACTGCCCGGTGCCGACGGCGGCTGGGGTAGGCGCCCCACCCCGCTGTGGCCCGACGCGGTCGGCGAGATGAGCGTGCGTCAGATCGACGGCCGCACCGTGCTGTCGTACTTCAACGCCTCCACGGGAAACATCGAGATGCGGGTGGCCGACGATCCGACGGGTCTGGGCGCCGCCCCCGTCACCACCGTGGTGCGGGCCGCCTCGTGGCCCGATCGGGCCGAGGAGCTACCGCCGCCGTCGGACAACAGCCTCGCCCAGCCGTACGGCGGATACATCTCACCGGGGTCCACGCCGGACGAGGTCAGGGTGTTCGTCAGCCAGTGGAACACCCAGCCCGAGGCCGACAACGCGCCGTATCGGGTGATCCAGTTCGCGGTCAACCCGCTGAAGCCCTAG
- a CDS encoding organic hydroperoxide resistance protein yields the protein MIDGVSIEVVYTAESTATGGGRDGHVKSTDQKIDLDTRPPKEMGGSGEGVNPELLFSAGWSACFLGALRLVARNEKISIDDASGITAQIGFGKDSEGGFGLTANLIGYLPGLEQHAADDLMAKAHEVCPYSKATRGNIDVSLSAKV from the coding sequence ATGATCGATGGCGTGAGCATCGAAGTCGTCTACACGGCAGAGTCCACGGCAACCGGCGGAGGCCGCGACGGCCACGTCAAGTCCACCGATCAGAAGATCGACCTCGACACGCGGCCCCCAAAGGAGATGGGCGGCAGCGGCGAGGGCGTCAATCCCGAACTGCTCTTCTCGGCCGGCTGGTCGGCCTGCTTCCTGGGCGCGCTGCGACTCGTCGCCCGCAACGAGAAGATCTCCATCGACGACGCCAGCGGCATCACCGCGCAGATCGGCTTCGGCAAGGACTCCGAGGGTGGGTTCGGCCTGACCGCCAACCTCATCGGCTACCTGCCCGGACTCGAGCAGCACGCCGCCGACGACCTGATGGCCAAGGCCCACGAAGTCTGCCCCTACTCCAAGGCCACCCGCGGCAACATCGACGTCTCGCTGTCGGCGAAGGTCTGA
- the egtA gene encoding ergothioneine biosynthesis glutamate--cysteine ligase EgtA yields the protein MTTAEADVPGPRTPRTGAGFTDAYGAALYIGGDSLRDGPVGTVGLEIEAHCYDITDPMRRPGWQELSDVIATVPVLPGGSAITVEPGGAVELSGPPLSDAPAAIDAMSADRRVLVDAFRRRGLGLVLLGADPLRPAQRVNPGGRYRAMEEFFSASGTADAGAAMMTSTASVQVNVDAGPRDGWAERVRLAHALGPTMIAITANSPLLGGEFTGWRSARQHVWSRLDSARCGPILGANDEDPVNDWTRYALKAPVMLVHTPEAVAVTEWVPFAEWADGTTLLGGRRPTEADVDYHLTTLFPPVRPRGFLEIRYLDSVPDTVWPAVVFTLVTLLDDPAAAAIAADATETVATAWDRAAQVGLGDRRLHEAAVRCVRAAADRAPDELRPAMTRLLEQVEQGRSPADDFADSVVARGIGGAVTAMANGVDP from the coding sequence ATGACCACCGCCGAGGCCGACGTGCCCGGACCACGAACGCCGCGAACCGGCGCCGGATTCACCGACGCCTACGGGGCCGCCCTCTACATCGGTGGTGACTCCCTTCGCGACGGCCCAGTGGGCACCGTCGGACTGGAGATCGAGGCGCACTGCTACGACATCACGGATCCGATGCGACGCCCAGGCTGGCAGGAACTGAGCGACGTCATCGCCACCGTTCCCGTCCTGCCCGGCGGCAGTGCCATCACCGTCGAGCCGGGCGGCGCCGTCGAGCTGTCCGGCCCACCGCTGTCCGACGCGCCTGCCGCCATCGACGCGATGAGTGCCGACCGGCGAGTCCTGGTCGACGCGTTCCGCCGCCGCGGCCTCGGCCTCGTCCTGCTGGGCGCCGACCCCCTACGGCCGGCGCAACGCGTCAACCCCGGCGGCCGCTACCGGGCAATGGAGGAATTCTTCTCGGCCAGCGGCACCGCCGACGCCGGCGCGGCCATGATGACCTCCACGGCGTCGGTCCAGGTCAACGTCGACGCCGGACCCCGCGACGGCTGGGCGGAACGGGTCCGGCTGGCGCATGCGCTGGGACCCACGATGATCGCGATCACCGCCAACTCGCCGCTGCTCGGCGGCGAGTTCACCGGCTGGCGCAGCGCCCGTCAGCACGTCTGGAGCCGACTGGACTCGGCCCGCTGCGGGCCCATCCTCGGCGCCAACGACGAGGATCCCGTCAACGACTGGACCCGCTACGCGCTGAAGGCGCCCGTCATGCTGGTGCACACCCCTGAGGCCGTCGCGGTCACCGAATGGGTGCCGTTCGCCGAATGGGCAGACGGCACCACCCTGCTCGGCGGCAGGCGCCCTACCGAGGCCGACGTGGACTACCACCTCACCACGCTGTTCCCGCCGGTACGACCCCGTGGATTCCTAGAGATCCGATATCTCGACAGCGTGCCCGACACGGTGTGGCCTGCAGTGGTGTTCACACTCGTCACGCTCCTCGACGATCCGGCCGCTGCCGCGATAGCCGCTGACGCCACCGAGACCGTCGCCACGGCGTGGGATCGCGCTGCCCAGGTGGGCCTCGGTGACCGGCGGCTGCACGAGGCCGCCGTGCGGTGCGTCCGGGCCGCCGCCGACCGTGCCCCCGACGAGCTGCGACCGGCAATGACGCGCCTGCTGGAGCAGGTCGAGCAGGGCCGCAGCCCCGCCGACGACTTCGCCGACAGCGTGGTCGCCCGCGGCATCGGCGGGGCCGTCACCGCCATGGCGAATGGAGTCGACCCGTGA
- the egtC gene encoding ergothioneine biosynthesis protein EgtC has product MCRHLGWLGEPVTVASLVLDRPHGLLVQSYAPRRQKHGLVNADGWGVGFFDGPDERRWRSAAPMWGDASFASVAPALRSGSIVAAVRSATIGMPIEPSASAPFTDGTWLLSHNGVVDRGVLPLSAKAESTVDSALLAALIFDRGLDALGDTIAEVGAADPNGRLNIIAGNESRLLATTWGDTLSVLRRDDGVVVASEPYDDDPAWEEVPDRHLVEVDRDTGLTLTALRGS; this is encoded by the coding sequence ATGTGTAGACACCTCGGCTGGCTCGGCGAGCCCGTGACCGTGGCATCGCTGGTGTTGGACCGACCGCACGGGCTGCTCGTGCAGTCCTACGCGCCGCGCAGGCAGAAGCACGGCCTGGTGAACGCCGACGGGTGGGGTGTCGGCTTCTTCGACGGTCCTGATGAGAGGCGTTGGCGCAGTGCGGCTCCGATGTGGGGTGACGCGTCGTTCGCATCGGTGGCGCCTGCGCTGCGCAGCGGGTCCATCGTGGCCGCCGTCCGCTCGGCCACCATCGGCATGCCCATCGAGCCGTCGGCGTCGGCGCCGTTCACCGACGGCACGTGGCTGCTCTCGCACAACGGCGTCGTCGATCGCGGGGTGCTGCCACTGTCGGCGAAGGCGGAGTCGACGGTGGACAGTGCGCTGCTCGCGGCACTGATCTTCGATCGTGGCCTCGACGCCCTCGGCGACACGATCGCCGAGGTCGGCGCCGCCGACCCCAACGGGCGACTGAACATCATCGCGGGCAACGAATCTCGGCTGCTCGCCACGACGTGGGGCGACACGCTGTCGGTGCTGCGGCGCGATGACGGTGTCGTCGTGGCCAGCGAACCGTACGACGACGACCCCGCGTGGGAGGAGGTGCCCGACCGGCACCTCGTCGAGGTCGATCGCGACACCGGCTTGACCCTGACCGCTCTGAGAGGATCTTGA
- the egtB gene encoding ergothioneine biosynthesis protein EgtB — MSTRETLARDLTLARERTLRLVEFDDDELHRQYDPLMSPLVWDLAHIGWQEELWLLRGNDPRRPGMLEPGVERCYDAFSNPRASRVDLPLLKPAQARSYCSTVRGKALDRLDALPADADEFDFGLVVSHENQHGETMLQALNLRTGPALLDSGAPLPTGRPDLAGTSVLVPGGPFVLGVDAVTEPHSLDNERPAHVVDVASFRIGTVPVTNAEWADFIADGGYRERRWWSERGWQHREAAGLTAPQFWGADGTRTRFGRVEQLPADEPVQHVTYFEAEAYAAWAGARLPTEEEWEKACAWDPVAGARRRFPWGASEPTAALANLGGGALRPAPVGAYPAGASAYGAQQMLGDVWEWTTSSIRPWPGFTPMLYEQYTQPFFGGDYRVLRGGSWAVAPGILRPSFRNWDHPIRRQIFSGVRLAWDV, encoded by the coding sequence GTGAGTACGCGCGAGACCCTGGCCCGCGACCTCACCCTGGCGCGCGAGCGCACGCTACGACTGGTCGAGTTCGACGACGACGAGCTGCACCGCCAGTACGACCCGTTGATGAGCCCGCTGGTGTGGGACCTCGCGCACATCGGCTGGCAAGAGGAGCTGTGGCTGCTTCGCGGCAACGATCCGCGGCGACCCGGAATGCTCGAGCCCGGGGTCGAGCGCTGCTACGACGCCTTTTCCAACCCACGGGCAAGCCGCGTTGACCTCCCGTTGCTCAAACCCGCGCAGGCGCGGTCCTACTGCTCGACGGTGCGCGGCAAGGCACTCGACCGCCTCGATGCGCTCCCCGCCGACGCCGACGAGTTCGACTTCGGGCTCGTCGTGAGCCACGAGAACCAGCACGGCGAGACGATGCTGCAGGCGCTCAATCTGCGAACGGGACCTGCGCTGCTCGATTCGGGTGCGCCGCTGCCCACGGGCAGGCCCGACCTGGCGGGCACCTCGGTGCTGGTGCCCGGAGGACCGTTCGTGCTCGGCGTCGACGCGGTCACCGAGCCGCATTCACTCGACAACGAGCGGCCCGCGCACGTCGTGGACGTCGCGTCGTTCCGGATCGGCACCGTGCCCGTCACCAATGCGGAGTGGGCCGACTTCATCGCCGACGGCGGCTATCGCGAACGCCGGTGGTGGTCCGAGCGCGGCTGGCAGCACCGCGAGGCCGCAGGCCTGACGGCCCCGCAGTTCTGGGGCGCCGACGGAACGCGGACCCGATTCGGTCGCGTCGAGCAGCTCCCGGCCGACGAGCCCGTCCAGCACGTCACGTACTTCGAAGCGGAGGCCTACGCCGCCTGGGCGGGAGCGCGCCTGCCCACCGAGGAGGAATGGGAGAAGGCGTGCGCATGGGATCCCGTCGCGGGCGCGCGACGCCGATTCCCCTGGGGCGCATCCGAACCCACCGCGGCGCTGGCGAATCTCGGGGGTGGTGCGCTGCGCCCGGCGCCGGTCGGCGCCTACCCGGCCGGTGCGTCGGCGTACGGCGCGCAGCAGATGCTCGGCGACGTGTGGGAGTGGACGACTTCGTCGATCCGCCCGTGGCCCGGGTTCACGCCGATGCTCTACGAGCAGTACACCCAGCCGTTCTTCGGCGGCGACTATCGCGTGCTGCGGGGTGGCTCGTGGGCCGTCGCGCCCGGCATCCTGCGGCCCAGCTTCCGCAACTGGGACCACCCGATCCGACGACAGATCTTCTCCGGCGTGCGGCTGGCCTGGGATGTGTAG